The genomic DNA ATGAAAAAGCTGATTAACACAGTCATACTGGTTCAATTTCATTTGCCTCTCAATCATCAAACTTACGTTAAAAACAAATACGTTACATCTTCTCTTCTTCCTACAATGGCAATCCTGGCGTCCCATTTAACGTCATGTCCGCTCTTTTTCCTTTTTGATATTCAATACTTCCTGCTGCCGCGATCATGGCTGCGTTGTCTGTGCATAACGAAAGGGGCGGAATGACGAGTTCAATGTTGGAATCGCCAAATTTTTCTTCGAGCGCTTGCCTTAACCCTTTATTTGCCGCAACGCCGCCAGCGACTAATAATTGTTTTGCATCATAGGCTCCAGCAGCCCTCGCTGTTTTTTCAACAAGCACTTCAATCACGCTTGCTTGGAAACTTGCGGCAAGATCTTCCTTTGCAACATGTTCCCCACGCTGCTTCGAATTGTGCAATTTGTTAATAACTGCTGATTTCAATCCGCTAAAACTGAAATCATAGCTGTCAGGTTCAAGCCAGGCTCTTGGAAGTGGAATTTCCGGCTTTCCAATTTGAGCAAGCCGATCAATTTGCGGGCCTCCCGGATAAGGCAGCCCAAGCGTCCTTGCGACTTTATCATATGCTTCCCCTGCCGCGTCATCCCGCGTTTCCCCAATCACTTCATAAACCCCATGTTCCTTCATATAAATTAGTTCCGTATGGCCTCCCGAGACAACGAGGGCGATTAGCGGAAATTGCATTTCTTTTACAAGCCGATTCGCGTAAATATGGCCAGCAATATGATGCACATTGACGAGCGGAATGCCGTTTGCCAACGAGAGGGCTTTTGCGGCATTGACACCGATTAGCAAAGCACCGACAAGGCCGGGCCCTTCCGTGACTGCCACAGCGTCAATTTCTTTCCATGTGACGCCCCCTTGGTGCAACGCTTCTTCGAGAACGATGGTAATTTGTTCTACATGATGTCTTGATGCAATTTCAGGAACCACACCGCCAAACCGTTTATGGCTTTCAATTTGGGATGCGACGACATTTGCCAAAATTTCTCTTCCATTTTTCACGATGGCTACCGCTGTTTCGTCACAGCTCGTTTCAATCGCCAGTATGACTTCATCATTCGGATTGTTTTTCATTAAATTTCACCCACATAACGAAAGCGTCTTCTCCATTATTCGTATAATAATTCTTTCGAACGCCTCCAATTTGAAAACCAAATTTCGCATACAAATTTTGTGCAATTTTGTTTGAGACTCGAACTTCTAGCGTCATTGAAGCCGCGCCTTGCTCTTTTGCGATTTGTATTGTTTTTTTTAGCAGTTCTTCCCCCAGTTTTTTGCCGCGGTATTCTGGAAGAACCGCGATGTTAGTAATATGTGCTTCATCGACGATGACCCACAATCCGCAATACCCGACAATTTTTTCATTGACAAGAAGCAGGAGATACGTTGCATACCGATTTTGTGTAAGTTCATTTATAAACGTTTCCTTGCTCCAAGGTTTCGGGAAAGACTGTTTGTCAATGGATGCCACAATGTCTACATCATCAACGGTCATATTGCGAAATTCTGCAATTTCAATCACGCTCATTGCTTTCATTCCCATCTTTTCGAGCGTCCAGCCATTTTTTTTCTGCTTCAGCCATTTGAACATAGTCCGGAGTAAAAAGATGCACATTTTCTTCTGGCTTCCTCAGCATTCCAAGAACAGCTAGTTCTCCCGGCCTTGGATTCTGTTCAGCCAGTTTCCCAAAGACTGCATTTTCATTTAAAGCCCCTTGCAGTTGTTCCTTATGTTTGCCTACATCATTGCCTAAAAATAGGGTGGGTTTCTCGAGGCTTTTCAACTTTTTCCCCCATGTTTCTGACTGAATAATACACTCTTTTTCAACAGTCTCAGGGTTGCCTTCTTTAAATTGGTGCAAACTTGTATAAATTTGGCCCCTCCTTGCGTCAATGAGAGGGGAAACATACCCATCAAAATAACGACCATTTAAAGCAAGCATTTCAAGGCTGGATACACCAACGATTGGTATGTTTAACGTCCATGCAAGCGTTTTTGCTACGGTCACACCAATTCGAACACCTGTATAGGAACCTGGCCCTTTTGAGACAATGATCGTATTTACATCTTTTACTGTTAAATCAACTTCTTGAAGCAAATGTTCAATAGCAGGCATAAGTCGGACAGAGTGATTTTTCTTTTCATTCGTTATCAACTCTGCGATAACTTTTTGTCCATCCGCTAGGGCAACCCCCATCACATTTGTCGATGTATCAATTGCTAATCCAATCATTTTCGAACAAGCTCCTCGCACAGTTGGACATACCGCTTTCCATGAGGAATTAATTCAAAGCTCCGTTTCTGATCATTAAGCAACGTAATTCTTATTGACAAATAATTCTCGGGAAGCATGTCTTGTATAAAAGAAGCCCATTCTACAACGGTTACCCCTTCGCCTGCAAAATATTCATCAAATCCTAAATCTTCATCACTTTCTTCAAGTCTATATACGTCCATATGATAAAGCGGCATTCTGCCATCATACTCTTTAATTATCGTAAAGGTTGGGCTGTTGACAACTCTTTTAATTCCAAGGCCTTTCGCCAACCCTTTTGTAAATGTCGTTTTGCCTGCTCCCAAATCTCCTTCGAGCGTAAGAACATCACCCGGATTTAAATAGCCGGCCATTTTTTCACCTAGTTGTTCCGTCTCTTCGGGAGAAGACGTTTTTAACAAAAAATGATTCACTTCCCACACCTACTCGTTTTTTCTAAAATGGTTGTAACCTCGCTTATCAAGAATGAATGGAGAATGATTTTTTAATAAATACACTTTTGGTTCCCCGTTCTTTACATACCCAATTTCGGTTATTTTAATGTTTGCTTCATGAAAGGCGCTCTGAATTTGATCCCAATTTTTTTTATTGGCCGTTCCAATTAATTGAAAGTCTTCACCACCATAGAGGACAAAGTCTTCAATTTCTTTATTTGAAAAGCTGCCTAAAGCTGGGTGTTTCGGGATTTTGCCATAGTCAAGAACGATTGTTTTGCCGCTGGCTTCAGCTAATTCATTTGCTTCACTTGCGATCCCATCGCTTATATCATTTAACGCTGCCCTAACACCCATATTAACCAAAAGGAGACCAGCTTTAATTTGCGGGTTCGGCTTTTGGTGTTGTTCAATTAACTCTCTCTGCTCTTTAGCATACGGATAATTCATCCCATGTTCAAGCAATAGCGAAAGGCCAGCTGCTGATGCTCCAAGAAAATCTGTAACAAAAACAACATCGCCACTCTTTGAATTCTGTCTAAATAGCCGGCGTCCTTTTGCTACTGTTCCAATTGCTGTAACTGTAATAACCAGCTCTTGATTCGACGATACAGTATCTCCACCAATTAAATCAACTTTAAACCTTTCAGCAAGTTCATTCATTCCATCATAAATTTCTTTGACTTCACAATCTTTCCAACCTTTCTTTGGAACTGCAATGGAAACAAGGTAATAATTAGGAATGCCTCCCATTGCCGCGATATCACTTAAATTTACAGCGAGCGCTTTATAGCCAATATGAGCCGGCAACATTGTGCATCGTTTGAAATGGATATTTTCAACGAGTGTATCAACACAAACAACCGTATCATATTCATCACCATGATGAAACAATGCAGCATCATCACCAATACCTTTAATTAGCGAGCGATGATATTGTTTTTTAGGAAGTAACGACTGGATAAAAGCAAATTCATCTTTCAAACGAATCGCATCCTTTTTCATATAAAAAAACCTTAGGAAATAATCCTAAGGAGTTCATGTTTTTTTTAGTTAATTTCGTCCATGCCATAATTAAATTTGGTTGCGGGGGAAGGATTTGAACCTACGACCTTCGGGTTATGAGCCCGACGAGCTACCAGACTGCTCCACCCCGCGATAATAAAAAAATACTAAATTTGAACCTGCTCGTTGACTGTCCTATACAAGGATAAACTTTTTAGAGAAAAAAGTCAACTGTAAAGCATATTCCCTCAAAACCAGAAACGACATCCATTGTTTTTCTTTTTTATGGTTAAGTGTTCGACCGATTAGTATCTCTCAGCTCCACGTGTCGCCACGCTTCCACACGAGACCTA from Pueribacillus theae includes the following:
- the tsaD gene encoding tRNA (adenosine(37)-N6)-threonylcarbamoyltransferase complex transferase subunit TsaD encodes the protein MKNNPNDEVILAIETSCDETAVAIVKNGREILANVVASQIESHKRFGGVVPEIASRHHVEQITIVLEEALHQGGVTWKEIDAVAVTEGPGLVGALLIGVNAAKALSLANGIPLVNVHHIAGHIYANRLVKEMQFPLIALVVSGGHTELIYMKEHGVYEVIGETRDDAAGEAYDKVARTLGLPYPGGPQIDRLAQIGKPEIPLPRAWLEPDSYDFSFSGLKSAVINKLHNSKQRGEHVAKEDLAASFQASVIEVLVEKTARAAGAYDAKQLLVAGGVAANKGLRQALEEKFGDSNIELVIPPLSLCTDNAAMIAAAGSIEYQKGKRADMTLNGTPGLPL
- the tsaE gene encoding tRNA (adenosine(37)-N6)-threonylcarbamoyltransferase complex ATPase subunit type 1 TsaE, yielding MNHFLLKTSSPEETEQLGEKMAGYLNPGDVLTLEGDLGAGKTTFTKGLAKGLGIKRVVNSPTFTIIKEYDGRMPLYHMDVYRLEESDEDLGFDEYFAGEGVTVVEWASFIQDMLPENYLSIRITLLNDQKRSFELIPHGKRYVQLCEELVRK
- the rimI gene encoding ribosomal protein S18-alanine N-acetyltransferase — translated: MSVIEIAEFRNMTVDDVDIVASIDKQSFPKPWSKETFINELTQNRYATYLLLLVNEKIVGYCGLWVIVDEAHITNIAVLPEYRGKKLGEELLKKTIQIAKEQGAASMTLEVRVSNKIAQNLYAKFGFQIGGVRKNYYTNNGEDAFVMWVKFNEKQSE
- the thiL gene encoding thiamine-phosphate kinase, which encodes MKDEFAFIQSLLPKKQYHRSLIKGIGDDAALFHHGDEYDTVVCVDTLVENIHFKRCTMLPAHIGYKALAVNLSDIAAMGGIPNYYLVSIAVPKKGWKDCEVKEIYDGMNELAERFKVDLIGGDTVSSNQELVITVTAIGTVAKGRRLFRQNSKSGDVVFVTDFLGASAAGLSLLLEHGMNYPYAKEQRELIEQHQKPNPQIKAGLLLVNMGVRAALNDISDGIASEANELAEASGKTIVLDYGKIPKHPALGSFSNKEIEDFVLYGGEDFQLIGTANKKNWDQIQSAFHEANIKITEIGYVKNGEPKVYLLKNHSPFILDKRGYNHFRKNE
- the tsaB gene encoding tRNA (adenosine(37)-N6)-threonylcarbamoyltransferase complex dimerization subunit type 1 TsaB, encoding MIGLAIDTSTNVMGVALADGQKVIAELITNEKKNHSVRLMPAIEHLLQEVDLTVKDVNTIIVSKGPGSYTGVRIGVTVAKTLAWTLNIPIVGVSSLEMLALNGRYFDGYVSPLIDARRGQIYTSLHQFKEGNPETVEKECIIQSETWGKKLKSLEKPTLFLGNDVGKHKEQLQGALNENAVFGKLAEQNPRPGELAVLGMLRKPEENVHLFTPDYVQMAEAEKKWLDARKDGNESNERD